In a genomic window of Ranitomeya imitator isolate aRanImi1 chromosome 5, aRanImi1.pri, whole genome shotgun sequence:
- the LOC138637748 gene encoding uncharacterized protein: MLFLATGESYTSLHLQFRVGKSTISLIVRCTCAVIWQKLQPIVMPCPTEETWLQVAAGFQSVANFPNCIGAVDGKHVRVLKPPRSGSRFFNYKKYFSVVLMAVADAHYKFVAIDVGAYGSSGDSRVLQSSQIGLQILQDGGTLPAPRPLPGSTHPVPFVMVSNEAFPLKTNLLRPYPRRALDDRRRIFNYRLSRARKYVECTFGIMCSQWRIFHTAIQLDTETVDTVIKACCVLHNYVREYSTEVVEESQLSELIAVDNLGQGRQSISGVRVRETFTDYFMSPEGAVHWQYSCAGVEQPEQQRRSNT; this comes from the coding sequence gtttttggccacaggagagagctacacatccctgcacctccaatttagggttggcaaatccaccatctctctaattgtgaggtgcacatgtgccgtcatctggcagaagttgcagcccatcgtgatgccttgcccaaccgaagagacttggctgcaggtagcagcaggctttcagtctgtggccaatttccccaactgcaTAGGTGCTGTCGATGGTAAACATGTGAGAGTGCTGAAGCCAccaagatcaggatcacgcttctttaattataaaaaatatttttctgtggtcctgatggcggtggctgatgcccattacaagtttgttgccatcgacgttggtgcttatggcagttctggggactctcgggtgctgcaatcatcacagattggacttcaaattcttcaagatggcggaacgctcccagccccaagacctttgcctggTTCCACACATCctgtaccctttgtgatggtatcgaatgaggcatttcccttaaaaactaacctgctgcgcccatacccacgaagggcacTGGATGACCGGCGGAGGATTTTCAACTATCGGCTGAGCCGTGCACGaaaatatgtggaatgcacctttgggatcatgtgtagtcagtggaggatctttcacactgccatccagcTAGATACGGAGACCGTGGACACTGTGATCAAGGCATGCTGTGTTCTCCACAACTACGTTCGGGAATACAGCACAGAGGTAGTTGAGGAGTCACAGCTGTCTGAATTAATTGCAGTGGACAACTTGGGTCAAGGCAGGCAATCCATCTCGGGGGTGCGTGTGCGAgaaaccttcactgactacttcatgagtcctgaaggtgccgtgcactggcaatactcctgtgccggtgttgagcagcctgaacagcagagaAGATCAAACACTTAA